In Pongo abelii isolate AG06213 chromosome X, NHGRI_mPonAbe1-v2.0_pri, whole genome shotgun sequence, one DNA window encodes the following:
- the PABIR2 gene encoding PABIR family member 2 isoform X14, whose product MAQEKMELDLEPDTSYGGTLRRSSSAPLIHGLSDLSQVFQPYTLRTRRNSTTIMSRHSLVSIEEEGLDMVNRETAHEREMQTAMQISQSWDESLSLSDSDFDKPEKLYSPKRIDFTPVSPAPSPTRGFGKMFVSSSGLPPSPVPSPRRFSRRSQSPVKCIRPSVLGPLKRKGEMETESQPKRLFQGTTNMLSPDAAQLSDLSSWWCYQGEEIPALTRCVEHLQMNE is encoded by the exons ATGGCTCAGGAGAAAATGGAGCTGGACCTTGAGCCTGACACATCTTATGGGGGAACCCTGAGGAGATCCAGCAGCGCTCCCCTAATCCATGGGCTCAG tgaCCTTTCACAGGTTTTTCAACCTTACACACTTAGAACTCGGAGGAATAGTACAACAATTATGAGCCGTCACAGCCTGGTAAGTATAGAA GAAGAAGGCCTGGATATGGTGAACAGAGAAACTGCACATGAAAG ggaaatgcaaacggCAATGCAGATAAGCCAATCATGGGATGAGAGCTTGAGCCTG AGTGATAGTGATTTTGACAAGCCGGAGAAATTATATTCTCCTAAGAGAATTGACTTCACTCCAGTTTCTCCAGCACCTTCGCCCACCAGGGGATTTGGAAAG atgtttgtgagcagCAGTGGATTGCCACCAAGTCCAGTTCCCAGTCCAAGACGATTTTCAAG GAGAAGTCAGAGTCCAGTCAAGTGCATTAGACCCAGTGTTCTTGGTCCTCTTAAAAGAAAAG GtgaaatggagacagaaagtcagcCCAAGAGACTCTTCCAAGGCACTACCAATATGTTATCTCCAGATGCCGCGCAATTGTCTGATCTCAGTTCAtg
- the PABIR2 gene encoding PABIR family member 2 isoform X12 encodes MAQEKMELDLEPDTSYGGTLRRSSSAPLIHGLSDLSQVFQPYTLRTRRNSTTIMSRHSLLLSSSPNRIPSSRLHQIKREEGLDMVNRETAHEREMQTAMQISQSWDESLSLSDSDFDKPEKLYSPKRIDFTPVSPAPSPTRGFGKMFVSSSGLPPSPVPSPRRFSRRSQSPVKCIRPSVLGPLKRKGEMETESQPKRLFQGTTNMLSPDAAQLSDLSSWWCYQGEEIPALTRCVEHLQMNE; translated from the exons ATGGCTCAGGAGAAAATGGAGCTGGACCTTGAGCCTGACACATCTTATGGGGGAACCCTGAGGAGATCCAGCAGCGCTCCCCTAATCCATGGGCTCAG tgaCCTTTCACAGGTTTTTCAACCTTACACACTTAGAACTCGGAGGAATAGTACAACAATTATGAGCCGTCACAGCCTG ttgCTGTCATCCTCACCTAATCGTATTCCTAGTAGCAGACTGCATCAGATCAAAAGG GAAGAAGGCCTGGATATGGTGAACAGAGAAACTGCACATGAAAG ggaaatgcaaacggCAATGCAGATAAGCCAATCATGGGATGAGAGCTTGAGCCTG AGTGATAGTGATTTTGACAAGCCGGAGAAATTATATTCTCCTAAGAGAATTGACTTCACTCCAGTTTCTCCAGCACCTTCGCCCACCAGGGGATTTGGAAAG atgtttgtgagcagCAGTGGATTGCCACCAAGTCCAGTTCCCAGTCCAAGACGATTTTCAAG GAGAAGTCAGAGTCCAGTCAAGTGCATTAGACCCAGTGTTCTTGGTCCTCTTAAAAGAAAAG GtgaaatggagacagaaagtcagcCCAAGAGACTCTTCCAAGGCACTACCAATATGTTATCTCCAGATGCCGCGCAATTGTCTGATCTCAGTTCAtg
- the PABIR2 gene encoding PABIR family member 2 isoform X10 — protein MAQEKMELDLEPDTSYGGTLRRSSSAPLIHGLSDLSQVFQPYTLRTRRNSTTIMSRHSLVSIELLSSSPNRIPSSRLHQIKREEGLDMVNRETAHEREMQTAMQISQSWDESLSLSDSDFDKPEKLYSPKRIDFTPVSPAPSPTRGFGKMFVSSSGLPPSPVPSPRRFSRRSQSPVKCIRPSVLGPLKRKGEMETESQPKRLFQGTTNMLSPDAAQLSDLSSWWCYQGEEIPALTRCVEHLQMNE, from the exons ATGGCTCAGGAGAAAATGGAGCTGGACCTTGAGCCTGACACATCTTATGGGGGAACCCTGAGGAGATCCAGCAGCGCTCCCCTAATCCATGGGCTCAG tgaCCTTTCACAGGTTTTTCAACCTTACACACTTAGAACTCGGAGGAATAGTACAACAATTATGAGCCGTCACAGCCTGGTAAGTATAGAA ttgCTGTCATCCTCACCTAATCGTATTCCTAGTAGCAGACTGCATCAGATCAAAAGG GAAGAAGGCCTGGATATGGTGAACAGAGAAACTGCACATGAAAG ggaaatgcaaacggCAATGCAGATAAGCCAATCATGGGATGAGAGCTTGAGCCTG AGTGATAGTGATTTTGACAAGCCGGAGAAATTATATTCTCCTAAGAGAATTGACTTCACTCCAGTTTCTCCAGCACCTTCGCCCACCAGGGGATTTGGAAAG atgtttgtgagcagCAGTGGATTGCCACCAAGTCCAGTTCCCAGTCCAAGACGATTTTCAAG GAGAAGTCAGAGTCCAGTCAAGTGCATTAGACCCAGTGTTCTTGGTCCTCTTAAAAGAAAAG GtgaaatggagacagaaagtcagcCCAAGAGACTCTTCCAAGGCACTACCAATATGTTATCTCCAGATGCCGCGCAATTGTCTGATCTCAGTTCAtg
- the PABIR2 gene encoding PABIR family member 2 isoform X11 yields MAQEKMELDLEPDTSYGGTLRRSSSAPLIHGLSDLSQVFQPYTLRTRRNSTTIMSRHSLLLSSSPNRIPSSRLHQIKREEGLDMVNRETAHEREMQTAMQISQSWDESLSLSDSDFDKPEKLYSPKRIDFTPVSPAPSPTRGFGKMFVSSSGLPPSPVPSPRRFSSRRSQSPVKCIRPSVLGPLKRKGEMETESQPKRLFQGTTNMLSPDAAQLSDLSSWWCYQGEEIPALTRCVEHLQMNE; encoded by the exons ATGGCTCAGGAGAAAATGGAGCTGGACCTTGAGCCTGACACATCTTATGGGGGAACCCTGAGGAGATCCAGCAGCGCTCCCCTAATCCATGGGCTCAG tgaCCTTTCACAGGTTTTTCAACCTTACACACTTAGAACTCGGAGGAATAGTACAACAATTATGAGCCGTCACAGCCTG ttgCTGTCATCCTCACCTAATCGTATTCCTAGTAGCAGACTGCATCAGATCAAAAGG GAAGAAGGCCTGGATATGGTGAACAGAGAAACTGCACATGAAAG ggaaatgcaaacggCAATGCAGATAAGCCAATCATGGGATGAGAGCTTGAGCCTG AGTGATAGTGATTTTGACAAGCCGGAGAAATTATATTCTCCTAAGAGAATTGACTTCACTCCAGTTTCTCCAGCACCTTCGCCCACCAGGGGATTTGGAAAG atgtttgtgagcagCAGTGGATTGCCACCAAGTCCAGTTCCCAGTCCAAGACGATTTTCAAG CAGGAGAAGTCAGAGTCCAGTCAAGTGCATTAGACCCAGTGTTCTTGGTCCTCTTAAAAGAAAAG GtgaaatggagacagaaagtcagcCCAAGAGACTCTTCCAAGGCACTACCAATATGTTATCTCCAGATGCCGCGCAATTGTCTGATCTCAGTTCAtg
- the PABIR2 gene encoding PABIR family member 2 isoform X13: protein MAQEKMELDLEPDTSYGGTLRRSSSAPLIHGLSDLSQVFQPYTLRTRRNSTTIMSRHSLVSIEEEGLDMVNRETAHEREMQTAMQISQSWDESLSLSDSDFDKPEKLYSPKRIDFTPVSPAPSPTRGFGKMFVSSSGLPPSPVPSPRRFSSRRSQSPVKCIRPSVLGPLKRKGEMETESQPKRLFQGTTNMLSPDAAQLSDLSSWWCYQGEEIPALTRCVEHLQMNE from the exons ATGGCTCAGGAGAAAATGGAGCTGGACCTTGAGCCTGACACATCTTATGGGGGAACCCTGAGGAGATCCAGCAGCGCTCCCCTAATCCATGGGCTCAG tgaCCTTTCACAGGTTTTTCAACCTTACACACTTAGAACTCGGAGGAATAGTACAACAATTATGAGCCGTCACAGCCTGGTAAGTATAGAA GAAGAAGGCCTGGATATGGTGAACAGAGAAACTGCACATGAAAG ggaaatgcaaacggCAATGCAGATAAGCCAATCATGGGATGAGAGCTTGAGCCTG AGTGATAGTGATTTTGACAAGCCGGAGAAATTATATTCTCCTAAGAGAATTGACTTCACTCCAGTTTCTCCAGCACCTTCGCCCACCAGGGGATTTGGAAAG atgtttgtgagcagCAGTGGATTGCCACCAAGTCCAGTTCCCAGTCCAAGACGATTTTCAAG CAGGAGAAGTCAGAGTCCAGTCAAGTGCATTAGACCCAGTGTTCTTGGTCCTCTTAAAAGAAAAG GtgaaatggagacagaaagtcagcCCAAGAGACTCTTCCAAGGCACTACCAATATGTTATCTCCAGATGCCGCGCAATTGTCTGATCTCAGTTCAtg
- the PABIR2 gene encoding PABIR family member 2 isoform X9, protein MAQEKMELDLEPDTSYGGTLRRSSSAPLIHGLSDLSQVFQPYTLRTRRNSTTIMSRHSLVSIELLSSSPNRIPSSRLHQIKREEGLDMVNRETAHEREMQTAMQISQSWDESLSLSDSDFDKPEKLYSPKRIDFTPVSPAPSPTRGFGKMFVSSSGLPPSPVPSPRRFSSRRSQSPVKCIRPSVLGPLKRKGEMETESQPKRLFQGTTNMLSPDAAQLSDLSSWWCYQGEEIPALTRCVEHLQMNE, encoded by the exons ATGGCTCAGGAGAAAATGGAGCTGGACCTTGAGCCTGACACATCTTATGGGGGAACCCTGAGGAGATCCAGCAGCGCTCCCCTAATCCATGGGCTCAG tgaCCTTTCACAGGTTTTTCAACCTTACACACTTAGAACTCGGAGGAATAGTACAACAATTATGAGCCGTCACAGCCTGGTAAGTATAGAA ttgCTGTCATCCTCACCTAATCGTATTCCTAGTAGCAGACTGCATCAGATCAAAAGG GAAGAAGGCCTGGATATGGTGAACAGAGAAACTGCACATGAAAG ggaaatgcaaacggCAATGCAGATAAGCCAATCATGGGATGAGAGCTTGAGCCTG AGTGATAGTGATTTTGACAAGCCGGAGAAATTATATTCTCCTAAGAGAATTGACTTCACTCCAGTTTCTCCAGCACCTTCGCCCACCAGGGGATTTGGAAAG atgtttgtgagcagCAGTGGATTGCCACCAAGTCCAGTTCCCAGTCCAAGACGATTTTCAAG CAGGAGAAGTCAGAGTCCAGTCAAGTGCATTAGACCCAGTGTTCTTGGTCCTCTTAAAAGAAAAG GtgaaatggagacagaaagtcagcCCAAGAGACTCTTCCAAGGCACTACCAATATGTTATCTCCAGATGCCGCGCAATTGTCTGATCTCAGTTCAtg